The following proteins come from a genomic window of Cronobacter muytjensii ATCC 51329:
- a CDS encoding RidA family protein — translation MTIKRIDPADRWSDAVIHNQTIYYTGVPENLDGDAYEQTANTLAQIDTLLTAQGSDKSRILDATIFLADGDDFALMNKAWDEWVVAGSAPVRCTVQARLMNPRYKVEIKIIAAV, via the coding sequence ATGACAATCAAGCGTATCGATCCCGCAGACCGTTGGTCTGACGCGGTGATCCACAACCAGACGATTTACTACACCGGCGTACCGGAAAACCTGGACGGCGACGCTTATGAGCAAACCGCGAATACGCTCGCGCAAATCGACACGCTGTTAACCGCCCAGGGCAGCGACAAATCGCGCATTCTCGACGCCACGATTTTCCTTGCCGATGGCGATGATTTCGCGCTGATGAACAAAGCGTGGGATGAATGGGTTGTGGCAGGCTCCGCGCCGGTGCGCTGCACGGTGCAGGCGCGTCTGATGAACCCGCGTTATAAAGTCGAAATCAAAATTATCGCCGCAGTGTAA
- a CDS encoding fatty acid desaturase family protein, with translation MSHNSPPRAEGRDRALHKAFRTACQRYLAARRDHRFADRGMWLKLAFLTLGCALCYLLCLSRSDLSGYALCYFGFIFFAMMLVVNVLHDASHNAFCRTAAANAWLGRVISLPLGLDADSWQVRHVQFHHPYTNIQGYDPDIEENGVLCQTPFQRWKPVMRFQHLYWPLVAALTFPWYAWWMDWRDRLGNTPFTCHLPRQGAGGAGLFLLLKGAHFLLALGVPALCMAGQIPFITLLCVYLASQMLVSALFVSLLIGTHWAKGHFYPTPEKNAVSQSPYHHAFATTFDWGAKPRLLGYWLGGLNLHLTHHLFPDWSHRHFSALSAIIGDVAREHGLTYQILSVRDLLRLQRRHLKRMGVKPEKNRRR, from the coding sequence ATGTCGCATAACTCGCCGCCGCGCGCGGAAGGCCGCGACCGGGCGCTGCATAAGGCGTTTCGCACCGCCTGCCAGCGCTACCTGGCGGCGCGGCGCGATCACCGGTTCGCCGACAGGGGAATGTGGTTAAAGCTCGCGTTTCTCACGCTGGGTTGTGCGCTGTGCTATCTGTTGTGCCTCTCCCGGTCGGACCTTAGCGGTTACGCGCTCTGCTATTTCGGGTTTATCTTTTTCGCCATGATGCTGGTGGTGAATGTGCTGCACGACGCCAGCCATAACGCGTTTTGCCGCACTGCGGCGGCGAACGCCTGGCTTGGCCGCGTTATCAGCCTGCCGCTGGGCCTTGATGCTGATAGCTGGCAGGTGCGGCACGTACAGTTTCATCACCCGTACACCAATATTCAGGGCTACGACCCGGATATCGAAGAGAATGGCGTGCTCTGCCAGACGCCGTTTCAGCGCTGGAAACCTGTCATGCGCTTTCAGCATCTTTACTGGCCGCTGGTGGCGGCGCTGACATTCCCGTGGTACGCCTGGTGGATGGACTGGCGCGACCGGCTTGGCAACACGCCTTTCACATGTCATTTGCCCCGGCAGGGCGCGGGTGGCGCGGGGCTGTTTCTGCTGCTGAAAGGCGCGCATTTTCTGCTGGCGCTGGGCGTGCCGGCGCTGTGCATGGCTGGTCAGATCCCGTTCATCACCCTGTTGTGCGTTTATCTGGCAAGCCAGATGCTGGTCTCAGCGCTGTTTGTCTCGCTGCTTATCGGCACTCACTGGGCGAAAGGCCACTTTTACCCGACGCCGGAAAAAAACGCGGTGTCGCAAAGTCCCTATCATCACGCGTTCGCCACGACCTTTGACTGGGGCGCAAAGCCGCGGCTGCTGGGCTACTGGCTCGGCGGGCTGAATTTGCACCTGACGCATCATCTGTTTCCCGACTGGAGCCACCGTCATTTTTCGGCGTTGAGCGCTATCATCGGCGACGTAGCGCGCGAACACGGGCTGACGTATCAGATCTTGTCGGTGCGTGATCTGCTGCGGTTGCAGCGGCGGCATTTAAAGCGGATGGGCGTGAAACCGGAGAAAAACCGCCGCCGGTAA
- a CDS encoding sterol desaturase family protein, which produces MNELTLPIVVMLALVFGEALLVKWRGKETVNWRDVVFNVNSGQMMLWLFRGLEVLCYGQVSRTASLDLFADLPAAAVWAFAFIAWDFGFYWLHRLHHQWPLLWAVHSVHHHGEHYNLSLGVRNSWYSSLTSIPFFLLLAVAGVPLTVFLAVSIIHYSIQFFNHNAFTGRLGFLERLFVTPSHHRVHHLRERRFANSNYGGTLILWDKLFGSFTRQPPARDEHHYGVKGYTASANPLRESNAPFARLLGLRLTPPAVRPGPAPQIIVSGTLLLFIPVIGYIQRYGYGYDDIGREQTALFVLLVAASVALGLLCDGRRGSRVGWATVTCLMPLLCLYGFGWQSIIWQISLPALALHGLLVLLMGGVKTRAVRHG; this is translated from the coding sequence ATGAATGAATTAACGCTGCCCATCGTGGTGATGCTGGCGCTGGTTTTCGGCGAGGCGCTGCTGGTGAAATGGCGCGGCAAAGAGACCGTCAACTGGCGCGATGTGGTGTTTAACGTCAACTCCGGGCAGATGATGCTGTGGCTGTTTCGCGGCCTCGAAGTGCTCTGCTATGGCCAGGTGTCGCGTACCGCGAGCCTGGATTTGTTTGCGGATCTCCCTGCGGCGGCAGTGTGGGCGTTCGCCTTTATCGCCTGGGATTTCGGTTTTTACTGGCTACACCGTCTGCATCATCAGTGGCCGCTGCTGTGGGCGGTACACAGCGTTCATCACCACGGCGAGCACTATAACCTGTCGCTTGGCGTGCGAAATTCATGGTACTCGTCGCTCACTTCGATACCGTTTTTCCTGCTGCTGGCGGTCGCGGGCGTGCCGCTGACGGTATTTCTGGCGGTCTCCATTATCCATTACAGCATCCAGTTTTTTAACCATAACGCGTTTACCGGGCGACTCGGCTTCCTGGAGCGGCTGTTTGTGACACCGTCACATCATCGGGTGCATCACCTGCGCGAGCGCCGTTTTGCCAACAGCAATTACGGCGGCACATTGATCCTGTGGGATAAGCTGTTTGGCTCCTTTACACGTCAGCCGCCTGCGCGCGACGAGCATCACTACGGCGTAAAAGGCTATACCGCCTCCGCGAACCCGCTGCGCGAGAGCAACGCGCCATTTGCCCGCCTGCTCGGCCTGCGACTGACGCCGCCCGCCGTCAGGCCCGGCCCCGCGCCGCAGATTATCGTTAGCGGCACGCTGCTGCTGTTTATCCCGGTTATCGGTTATATCCAGCGTTACGGGTATGGCTACGACGATATCGGCAGGGAACAGACGGCGCTGTTTGTGCTGCTGGTGGCCGCGTCGGTGGCGCTTGGGCTGCTCTGCGACGGACGTCGCGGGAGCCGCGTTGGCTGGGCGACGGTCACGTGCCTGATGCCGCTGCTGTGTCTGTACGGCTTTGGCTGGCAGTCCATTATCTGGCAGATAAGCCTGCCGGCGCTGGCGCTCCACGGCCTGCTGGTGCTGCTGATGGGCGGTGTGAAAACGAGGGCGGTGCGTCATGGCTAA
- a CDS encoding F390 synthetase-related protein: MNKLAMLWHYFRVRRMRFRSREALARHQTRQLQRFATRVLAKSPWFRRYRMLPFSEWPTMDKALMMAHFDEMNTAGLKADAVMACALQSENERNFAPTVGRYSVGLSSGTSGRRGLFAVGPEEQALWAGAMLAKMLPDGLFAGERVALFLRADNNLYQSVNSRWLSLTFYDLFVPFDTLLARLEAEAPSIIVAPAQVLRALALAVQAGKLNVTPKKVISVAEVLDPQDRALLAQVFPSVGEVYQATEGFLAATCAHGVLHLNEAFLVVEKAWLDDHRFVPVITDFTRTTQPIVRYRLDDILVARDAPCPCGDPSLALARIEGRQDDQLLLPDGQGGQRVIFGDLCNRALARVLPLTADFRLIQHGEAHLTLMAEADEAQRAAAQSALIALFEQQGVACELLRWTHHASLPPATPGAKRRRILRVRETR, from the coding sequence GTGAATAAGCTCGCCATGCTCTGGCACTATTTCCGCGTGCGGCGCATGCGGTTTCGCAGCCGCGAGGCGCTGGCGCGTCACCAGACGCGACAACTGCAGCGTTTTGCCACGCGCGTGCTGGCGAAAAGCCCGTGGTTTCGGCGCTACCGTATGCTGCCGTTCAGCGAATGGCCGACCATGGATAAAGCGCTGATGATGGCCCATTTCGATGAGATGAACACCGCCGGGCTTAAGGCAGACGCAGTAATGGCGTGCGCGCTGCAAAGCGAGAACGAAAGAAATTTTGCCCCAACGGTGGGCCGCTACAGCGTGGGGCTGTCGAGCGGTACGTCGGGACGGCGCGGTCTTTTTGCCGTCGGCCCCGAAGAGCAGGCGCTGTGGGCCGGGGCGATGCTCGCGAAAATGCTGCCCGATGGCCTGTTCGCTGGCGAGCGGGTGGCGCTCTTTTTACGCGCTGACAATAACCTCTATCAGAGCGTCAACAGCCGCTGGCTGAGCCTCACGTTTTACGATCTCTTTGTCCCCTTCGACACGTTGCTGGCTCGCCTCGAGGCCGAGGCGCCGTCGATTATCGTCGCGCCTGCGCAGGTGCTGCGCGCCCTGGCGCTGGCGGTACAGGCAGGCAAGCTGAACGTGACGCCCAAAAAAGTGATTTCGGTCGCCGAAGTGCTCGATCCGCAAGACCGTGCGCTGCTGGCGCAGGTGTTCCCTTCGGTCGGCGAGGTCTATCAGGCGACGGAAGGATTTCTCGCCGCCACCTGCGCGCACGGTGTGCTGCACCTGAACGAAGCGTTTCTCGTGGTGGAAAAAGCGTGGCTCGACGACCACCGTTTCGTGCCGGTGATCACCGACTTCACCCGCACCACGCAGCCCATCGTGCGCTACCGGCTGGACGATATCCTGGTGGCGCGCGACGCGCCGTGCCCCTGCGGCGATCCGTCGCTGGCGCTGGCCCGCATTGAAGGGCGTCAGGACGATCAACTGCTGCTGCCGGACGGGCAGGGCGGCCAGCGTGTTATCTTCGGCGATCTCTGCAACCGGGCGCTGGCGCGCGTGCTGCCCCTGACGGCGGATTTCCGGCTTATCCAGCACGGCGAAGCGCACCTCACGCTTATGGCAGAGGCGGACGAGGCGCAGCGGGCAGCGGCACAGTCAGCCCTGATCGCACTGTTTGAACAGCAGGGCGTGGCGTGCGAGCTTCTGCGCTGGACGCATCACGCGAGCCTGCCGCCCGCTACGCCAGGCGCGAAACGGCGGCGCATTCTGCGCGTCAGGGAGACGAGATGA
- a CDS encoding phosphatase PAP2 family protein codes for MNETCCRLKALLLGWGSVGVVYAATDVLQRAGYKLPPMWVDMLMDFSPSAIWLYLSFFILIPLGYFLTPLSQVKCLMRATQLAALFAGAIYLAWPSTMDYPTVSGEGVSVDMLRLLLAVDSPQNCFPSLHMALTLLMVWGISQRGQWHYTLGAMIWGAAIAVSILQLRRHLFIDLLGGTALALLAGALAVKITTRRVTQKALRHE; via the coding sequence ATGAACGAGACTTGCTGTCGCCTGAAGGCGCTGTTGTTGGGCTGGGGAAGCGTCGGTGTGGTCTACGCCGCGACCGACGTGTTACAGCGTGCCGGGTATAAGCTGCCGCCGATGTGGGTCGATATGCTGATGGATTTCTCGCCGTCCGCCATCTGGCTCTATCTGTCGTTTTTTATCCTCATCCCGCTGGGCTACTTCCTGACGCCGCTGTCGCAGGTGAAGTGCCTGATGCGCGCCACTCAGCTGGCCGCGCTGTTCGCTGGCGCTATTTATCTCGCCTGGCCGAGCACGATGGATTATCCGACGGTCAGCGGCGAGGGCGTGAGCGTCGATATGCTGCGCCTGCTGCTGGCGGTGGATTCGCCGCAAAACTGTTTTCCGTCGCTGCACATGGCGTTGACCCTGCTGATGGTCTGGGGCATCAGCCAGCGTGGGCAGTGGCACTATACGCTCGGCGCGATGATATGGGGCGCGGCGATTGCGGTCTCCATTTTGCAGCTGCGTCGGCATCTCTTTATCGATCTTCTCGGGGGAACGGCGCTTGCCCTGCTGGCGGGCGCGCTGGCCGTGAAAATAACGACCCGTCGGGTTACGCAGAAGGCGTTGCGCCATGAATGA
- a CDS encoding fatty acid desaturase family protein: MAKALPPLRFSEAQESAFHQALQRQAYRYLKDRGDHRFANRRAIVKAALILLAAIVSYSLALRASQPLAFMAGYAAFAVLMMWLNIDVNHDASHHTFARRRVLNAVISRAVTLSTGIEPVYWRVRHVSFHHRYANIERYDLDTEENGIFRQTPFQRWRGWMRWQHLYWPLVAALSLSWVGVVFDWADRLGRTPLRAERLLPGAAGWGAFIFSKLGHLALMLGLPVLMGHHVWLVLGIYLLVQMCTSLMVVFLLLGTHWADAAFYEAPEGEQQVVAHGWYHHNFTTACDWRTPRRWQEMFTGGLNYHLTHHLFPGWHHRHYPALARIIGEQAAEHGLPYRCISYGELRAAQRAFLRQMGRAHVA; the protein is encoded by the coding sequence ATGGCTAAGGCATTGCCTCCACTGCGTTTCAGCGAGGCGCAGGAAAGCGCGTTTCATCAGGCGCTACAACGGCAGGCGTATCGTTACCTCAAAGATCGCGGCGATCATCGCTTCGCCAACCGTCGGGCGATTGTCAAAGCGGCGCTGATCCTGCTGGCGGCCATCGTCAGTTACAGCCTGGCGCTGCGCGCCTCGCAGCCGCTGGCTTTTATGGCGGGCTACGCGGCGTTTGCTGTGCTGATGATGTGGCTGAATATCGACGTCAACCACGACGCCTCGCACCACACGTTTGCCCGCCGCCGCGTGCTGAATGCCGTTATCAGCCGGGCGGTGACGCTCTCCACGGGCATTGAACCGGTCTACTGGCGCGTACGTCACGTCAGCTTTCACCACCGCTACGCCAATATCGAACGCTACGATCTGGATACCGAAGAAAACGGGATTTTCCGCCAGACGCCGTTTCAACGCTGGCGCGGGTGGATGCGTTGGCAGCATCTCTACTGGCCGCTGGTCGCGGCGTTATCCCTGAGCTGGGTTGGCGTCGTGTTTGACTGGGCCGACAGGCTCGGGCGCACGCCGCTGCGCGCGGAGCGCCTGCTGCCGGGCGCGGCGGGCTGGGGGGCGTTTATTTTCAGCAAGCTCGGCCACCTGGCGCTGATGCTCGGTCTGCCGGTGCTGATGGGGCATCACGTCTGGCTGGTGCTCGGCATCTATCTGCTGGTGCAGATGTGTACGTCGCTGATGGTGGTGTTTTTGCTGCTGGGCACGCACTGGGCCGATGCAGCGTTTTATGAGGCGCCGGAAGGCGAGCAACAGGTGGTGGCGCACGGCTGGTATCACCATAATTTCACCACCGCTTGTGACTGGCGCACGCCCCGGCGCTGGCAGGAGATGTTTACCGGCGGATTAAATTATCATCTGACGCACCATCTGTTCCCCGGCTGGCACCATCGTCATTACCCGGCGCTCGCACGAATTATCGGCGAGCAGGCGGCGGAGCACGGGCTGCCGTATCGCTGTATCAGCTATGGCGAGCTGCGGGCCGCCCAGCGGGCGTTTTTGCGCCAGATGGGACGTGCGCATGTCGCATAA